In one window of Desulfofalx alkaliphila DSM 12257 DNA:
- a CDS encoding ATP-binding protein, with product PFDKLSSQLLFNVISNSYEQQSVIITSNLEFGRWNDIFRDDRLTAALIDRLVHHAHILGFTGPSYRYREAILARGNGEMIDS from the coding sequence TCCCTTTGATAAATTATCATCACAGTTACTATTTAACGTCATATCAAACAGTTACGAGCAGCAAAGCGTTATTATAACATCAAATCTTGAGTTCGGCCGCTGGAATGATATCTTCCGGGATGACCGGCTAACAGCTGCTCTAATTGATAGATTAGTCCATCACGCCCACATATTAGGCTTTACCGGTCCCAGCTATCGCTATCGGGAGGCTATCTTGGCTAGGGGTAATGGGGAAATGATCGATAGTTAG